In Calonectris borealis chromosome 20, bCalBor7.hap1.2, whole genome shotgun sequence, a genomic segment contains:
- the KCNJ2 gene encoding inward rectifier potassium channel 2 — MGSVRTNRYSIVSSEEDGMKLATMAVANGFGNGKSKVHTRQQCRSRFVKKDGHCNVQFINVGEKGQRYLADIFTTCVDIRWRWMLVIFCLTFILSWLFFGCVFWLIALLHGDLENQENNKPCVSQVSSFTAAFLFSIETQTTIGYGFRCVTDECPIAVFMVVFQSIVGCIIDAFIIGAVMAKMAKPKKRNETLVFSHNAVVAMRDGKLCLMWRVGNLRKSHLVEAHVRAQLLKSRITSEGEYIPLDQIDINVGFDSGIDRIFLVSPITIVHEIDEDSPLYDLSKQDMDNADFEIVVILEGMVEATAMTTQCRSSYLANEILWGHRYEPVLFEEKNYYKVDYSRFHKTYEVPNTPICSARDLAEKKYILSNANSFCYENEVALTSKEEDEIDTGVPESMSTDTHPDMDHHNQAGVPLEPRPLRRESEI; from the coding sequence ATGGGCAGCGTGCGAACCAACCGCTACAGCATCGTGTCTTCGGAAGAGGACGGCATGAAGCTGGCAACCATGGCCGTTGCCAACGGCTTTGGGAATGGAAAGAGTAAGGTACATACCAGACAGCAATGCAGGAGCCGCTTTGTCAAAAAAGATGGCCACTGCAACGTCCAGTTTATTAACGTGGGTGAGAAGGGACAGCGATACCTGGCAGACATCTTCACCACTTGTGTGGACATCCGCTGGAGGTGGATGCTAGTTATCTTCTGCCTGACTTTCATcctctcctggcttttttttgGCTGTGTGTTTTGGTTGATTGCGCTGTTGCATGGGGATCTGGAGAATCAAGAAAATAACAAACCTTGTGTCTCTCAAGTGAGCAGCTTCACCGCAGCCTTTCTGTTCTCCATTGAGACCCAGACCACGATCGGCTATGGCTTCAGGTGTGTCACAGACGAGTGCCCCATCGCAGTTTTCATGGTGGTTTTCCAGTCTATAGTAGGCTGCATCATTGATGCCTTCATCATTGGTGCTGTCATGGCAAAGATGGCTAAGCCAAAAAAGAGAAACGAAACTCTAGTCTTCAGCCACAATGCCGTGGTGGCCATGAGAGATGGAAAACTGTGCCTGATGTGGCGTGTTGGAAACCTGAGGAAAAGCCACTTGGTGGAGGCACATGTGCGAGCACAGCTCCTCAAATCCAGGATCACATCGGAAGGGGAGTACATCCCCTTGGATCAAATAGACATCAACGTAGGGTTTGACAGCGGGATAGACCGCATATTCCTGGTCTCCCCAATTACGATAGTGCATGAAATAGATGAGGACAGTCCTTTGTATGACCTGAGCAAACAAGACATGGACAATGCTGACTTTGAAATTGTAGTAATATTAGAGGGCATGGTGGAAGCTACCGCCATGACTACCCAGTGCCGTAGCTCCTACCTGGCAAACGAAATCCTCTGGGGCCACCGCTACGAGCCCGTACTCTTCGAAGAGAAAAACTACTACAAAGTGGACTACTCGAGGTTCCACAAAACATACGAAGTGCCCAACACACCCATCTGTAGTGCCAGAGACTTAGcggaaaagaaatacattctctCTAACGCAAACTCCTTTTGCTACGAGAACGAAGTGGCCCTCACCAGCAAAGAGGAGGACGAGATTGACACTGGGGTGCCTGAGAGCATGAGCACAGACACCCACCCGGACATGGACCACCACAACCAAGCAGGGGTGCCTCTAGAGCCACGGCCGCTACGGCGGGAGTCGGAAATATGA